The following are from one region of the Pseudodesulfovibrio piezophilus C1TLV30 genome:
- the larE gene encoding ATP-dependent sacrificial sulfur transferase LarE, which yields MTTEEKYHELLHNLKAMQRVLIAYSGGVDSSFLLRAACEALPSSSIFAATFSTPYTPRSEMEEVATVVKGLEIHHQIISLPLAPKLRTNPAERCYLCKRELFEHLLEHAQSERVSHVLDGTNADDSYEYRPGLRALEELGIESPLGQAGLTKAEIRSLSRSLGLPTWDKPANACLLTRIPHDTQVEESDLIRIDTAEDFLRHNGFPAIRVRCHGNTARLELPPEMISTMLTTKTRQKIDEKLKLLGFRHVSVDLLGYRTGSLD from the coding sequence ATGACCACTGAAGAAAAATATCACGAATTACTGCACAACCTCAAGGCTATGCAGCGAGTGCTCATTGCTTATTCTGGCGGAGTCGATAGCAGTTTTCTTCTCCGCGCAGCCTGTGAGGCACTCCCTTCATCCTCAATCTTTGCAGCCACTTTCTCCACACCATATACCCCACGTTCGGAAATGGAAGAAGTCGCCACAGTCGTTAAAGGGCTTGAGATACACCACCAAATCATATCCCTTCCATTAGCCCCGAAACTACGAACCAATCCGGCGGAGCGATGCTATCTGTGCAAGCGAGAACTTTTCGAACACTTACTGGAGCACGCTCAAAGCGAGCGCGTCAGCCATGTCTTAGACGGAACCAATGCTGACGATAGCTACGAATATCGTCCGGGACTCAGGGCGCTTGAAGAGTTGGGAATTGAAAGTCCTCTTGGACAAGCGGGATTGACCAAGGCAGAAATCCGCTCCCTCTCCAGATCTCTGGGGTTACCCACCTGGGACAAACCGGCCAATGCCTGTCTCCTCACGCGGATTCCCCACGATACCCAGGTTGAAGAGTCCGATTTGATACGAATTGATACAGCGGAAGATTTTTTACGACACAACGGGTTCCCCGCAATTCGGGTCCGATGCCATGGGAATACTGCCCGATTAGAGCTTCCCCCGGAAATGATCAGCACCATGCTAACAACGAAAACACGTCAAAAAATAGATGAAAAATTGAAATTATTGGGATTCAGACATGTCTCCGTCGATCTTTTGGGCTACCGTACAGGCAGCCTCGACTGA
- a CDS encoding cytochrome c3 family protein, protein MQRRYLTIAAIIAALFVIAIAGYMIPVEKQDVPARIVMDNTGGRVIFSHQAHAEDYGFDCIDCHHDDIGSDTFLACGTCHPAEFNDDFRVNHQKAFPSDEACLRCHDDVPTAPLAEDERPDIENIPLRAEAFHTQCMGCHEENGGPYGDDSCYQCHAR, encoded by the coding sequence TTGCAGAGAAGATATTTAACCATTGCGGCAATCATTGCGGCACTCTTCGTCATCGCGATTGCGGGATATATGATCCCCGTCGAAAAGCAGGATGTCCCGGCGAGAATTGTCATGGACAACACAGGCGGACGTGTCATTTTTTCACACCAGGCCCATGCCGAGGATTACGGATTCGACTGTATCGACTGTCATCACGATGATATCGGTTCAGACACCTTTCTTGCGTGCGGAACCTGCCACCCTGCGGAATTCAATGATGACTTCCGGGTCAATCATCAAAAAGCATTCCCCAGTGATGAAGCATGTCTGCGCTGTCATGACGATGTTCCCACCGCCCCGCTTGCCGAAGATGAGAGACCGGATATCGAGAACATCCCTCTTCGAGCCGAAGCATTTCATACACAATGTATGGGCTGTCACGAAGAAAACGGTGGCCCGTACGGCGACGATTCCTGTTACCAGTGCCACGCGAGGTAG
- the larB gene encoding nickel pincer cofactor biosynthesis protein LarB, with protein sequence MDKRKNLKELLTAIKDGHMDIEEGVEQLRDLPYLDLEHAKIDLHRNLRNGFPEVIYAEGKTPEQVTEIFSRMQEYGPVLATRVSPDMAREVQASCTEATYNELGRTLTFTPIDKPFRDGEICIITAGTSDLPVAEEARVTAEMLGNKCRMINDVGVAGLHRLLDQLETIRQARVVIVIAGMEGALASVVGGLVPQPIIAVPTSVGYGAAFSGIAPLLGMLTSCASGITVVNIDNGFGAACAASKINRLFSTPQTDQPM encoded by the coding sequence ATGGATAAAAGAAAGAATCTGAAAGAGCTGCTCACAGCCATCAAAGATGGTCATATGGACATTGAAGAAGGGGTGGAACAGCTTCGAGACCTGCCATATCTCGACCTTGAACACGCCAAAATCGACTTGCATAGAAATCTGCGCAACGGCTTTCCCGAAGTCATCTATGCCGAGGGGAAAACACCGGAACAGGTAACTGAGATCTTCAGCCGAATGCAGGAATACGGCCCAGTCCTCGCAACACGTGTTTCGCCGGATATGGCGAGAGAAGTCCAGGCTTCCTGCACCGAAGCCACTTATAACGAACTGGGACGGACTCTGACCTTCACCCCCATAGATAAACCTTTCCGCGATGGAGAAATATGCATTATCACGGCTGGGACTTCAGACCTTCCGGTGGCAGAAGAAGCCCGTGTCACCGCAGAGATGCTTGGCAATAAATGCAGAATGATCAACGATGTAGGAGTGGCTGGTCTTCATAGATTGCTTGATCAACTCGAAACAATCCGCCAAGCGCGCGTGGTCATTGTCATAGCAGGCATGGAAGGAGCGCTGGCAAGTGTTGTCGGAGGACTGGTCCCCCAACCGATCATAGCAGTACCGACATCTGTAGGATACGGCGCAGCCTTTTCAGGCATTGCCCCGCTTTTGGGCATGTTGACATCGTGCGCCAGCGGAATCACCGTGGTCAATATAGATAATGGATTTGGAGCCGCCTGCGCAGCCAGCAAGATCAACCGCTTATTTTCAACGCCTCAAACCGATCAACCCATGTGA
- the rsxE gene encoding electron transport complex subunit RsxE — MSSISKEFLKGLWAELPPFRVLLGLCPTLAVTSTAENGLGMGAAVIFVLTLSNIIISAMRKIIPAKVRIACFIVITASLVVAVELLMQAYTYPLYQKLGIFVPLIVVNCLILGRAEAFASRNGVIPSIADALGMGIGFAASLTFLGAIREIFGNGTIFGIPVMWESFQPAQFMVMAPGAFICLGMILAGMNAINRYQSRKKGEKVTIPQNSSCASCGACNLCNDK, encoded by the coding sequence ATGAGTTCTATCAGTAAGGAATTCCTCAAGGGTCTCTGGGCTGAGCTGCCACCGTTTCGGGTGCTGCTCGGCCTGTGTCCCACACTGGCAGTGACTTCCACCGCAGAAAACGGTCTTGGCATGGGGGCGGCAGTCATTTTTGTGCTCACCCTTTCCAACATCATCATTTCGGCCATGCGCAAGATTATTCCTGCCAAGGTCCGCATTGCCTGCTTTATCGTCATCACCGCTTCACTCGTGGTCGCGGTTGAGCTGCTCATGCAGGCATACACTTACCCACTTTACCAAAAACTCGGAATCTTCGTTCCGCTGATTGTTGTCAACTGCCTGATTTTGGGCAGAGCCGAAGCGTTCGCTTCCAGAAACGGAGTCATCCCGTCCATTGCCGATGCACTGGGCATGGGAATCGGCTTTGCGGCATCCCTGACATTTCTGGGTGCCATTCGTGAGATCTTCGGGAACGGCACCATATTCGGCATACCCGTCATGTGGGAGTCCTTCCAGCCAGCCCAGTTCATGGTCATGGCCCCCGGAGCCTTCATCTGTCTCGGCATGATCCTGGCTGGCATGAACGCCATCAACCGCTACCAGAGCCGCAAGAAAGGAGAAAAGGTGACCATACCACAAAACTCCTCCTGCGCTTCGTGCGGTGCCTGCAACCTTTGCAACGACAAATAA
- a CDS encoding AraC family transcriptional regulator produces MQEIVDIMERLASREGANETAVNGVHLFRRSENIHRTPLLYKQGVIIMGQGAKKVHLGNQVYEYDQDHYLVLTVPLPAECEAEVVDGKPLLSLMVDIDMRILNSVIQQMDDWDESSYSVSENKCPGLYRSQATPEFKETVLRLLRTLESPVKSRVLGEGLVRELLFRILCGENAASLHALALKNTGLSRIDKALKQIHSNFDQPFQVDQLAGFVNMSTSAFHRSFKGVTSLSPIQYLKKVRLNRAKSLIVEEGVRSGDAARMVGYESVSQFNREFKRYFGASPRGLLMMNSRTA; encoded by the coding sequence ATGCAGGAAATAGTCGATATAATGGAAAGATTGGCTTCTCGCGAAGGTGCAAACGAAACCGCGGTCAACGGGGTCCATCTTTTCAGGCGTTCCGAGAATATACACCGGACGCCTTTATTATATAAGCAAGGCGTGATCATCATGGGGCAGGGAGCCAAGAAAGTTCACCTTGGCAATCAGGTTTATGAATACGACCAGGACCATTATCTTGTCCTGACCGTTCCTCTCCCCGCCGAATGTGAAGCAGAGGTAGTTGATGGGAAACCATTGCTCTCACTTATGGTCGATATCGATATGCGGATTCTCAATTCGGTCATCCAGCAGATGGATGACTGGGATGAGTCTTCGTATTCCGTGAGTGAGAACAAGTGTCCGGGGCTTTATAGGTCTCAAGCAACGCCGGAGTTCAAGGAGACAGTGCTCCGTTTGTTGCGTACTTTGGAATCGCCTGTGAAAAGTCGTGTTCTTGGCGAAGGACTTGTTCGGGAATTGCTTTTCCGTATTTTGTGCGGGGAAAACGCCGCATCATTGCACGCCCTTGCTCTCAAGAATACCGGCCTTTCTCGTATCGACAAGGCTCTCAAGCAGATTCACAGTAATTTTGACCAGCCCTTTCAGGTGGATCAGCTCGCCGGGTTCGTGAATATGAGTACCTCCGCCTTTCATCGCTCCTTTAAAGGAGTCACCTCTCTTTCGCCGATTCAGTATTTGAAGAAAGTCCGTCTGAATAGGGCAAAATCTTTGATCGTGGAAGAGGGAGTGCGCTCTGGAGATGCTGCCCGGATGGTCGGTTACGAAAGTGTCTCCCAGTTCAATCGTGAATTCAAACGATATTTTGGGGCCAGTCCTCGTGGATTATTAATGATGAACAGTCGAACCGCCTGA
- the rnfG gene encoding RnfABCDGE type electron transport complex subunit G, with protein sequence MREILHMLVVLSLICATSGAILVNLKQATHSQIEQQVLTYVQGPALRSVLNDCDNDPIAERKLINDVMVFPAKQDGKLVGIALEAFAPGYSGDIGVIVGFNIENDVLMGVGITTQTETPGLGTKVTKPSFTRQFRNHGIESMDLAKRGGDIDGVSGATFSSIGTVDAVRKAIEIYQGIKPQIATMWQAS encoded by the coding sequence ATGCGTGAAATACTCCATATGCTTGTGGTGCTTTCATTGATCTGTGCCACGTCCGGCGCGATTCTGGTGAATCTGAAACAAGCCACCCACAGCCAGATCGAACAGCAGGTCCTGACATACGTGCAGGGTCCGGCTCTGAGATCAGTACTGAACGACTGTGATAACGATCCTATCGCCGAACGCAAATTGATTAATGACGTCATGGTCTTCCCGGCCAAACAAGACGGCAAACTCGTCGGCATTGCCCTGGAAGCTTTTGCTCCCGGTTACTCTGGCGACATTGGCGTTATCGTCGGATTCAATATTGAAAATGATGTGCTGATGGGCGTCGGCATCACCACACAAACCGAAACCCCAGGCCTCGGCACCAAGGTTACCAAACCGTCATTCACCCGACAGTTTAGAAACCACGGCATTGAATCCATGGATCTGGCAAAGCGTGGCGGCGATATAGACGGTGTCTCAGGCGCGACCTTTTCATCCATCGGAACCGTGGACGCTGTTCGCAAGGCCATTGAAATCTATCAGGGCATCAAGCCGCAAATCGCCACCATGTGGCAGGCATCCTAA
- the larC gene encoding nickel pincer cofactor biosynthesis protein LarC translates to MKILYYDCMAGISGDMNLGAMIDLGVDPEYLRTELSKLDLDDEFQLKITADVRNGITGTRVDVLLKEEALTPPMHAEPAPHCHGSRNHAEQAVPHSHEPHHNHENGHAHSHLQAHHHPANRNLSDIEAIITASSLTDAVQQTSLSIFRLIAEAEAKVHGKALHEVHFHEVGATDSIVDIVGAAICLHAMNVDEVWSSPIELGGGFVRCAHGLIPVPAPATVEILTSIPTTRGAVDKETTTPTGAAILSGTVTRFTRNPELIMEKTAYGIGHRETDIPNVLRVHLAQTVETPKTKRQEHACMLQCNIDDMTAEMLGVTMEILMEAGAMDVHFTPIQMKKNRPATSLSLLCSTETEEKFKTLLFLHTTTLGIKSFPLNKTVLDISFEQLETPLGPVTMKNALLDGKIIRAKPELEDCRRIAKETGLPLTAVYAQIGRCQNKG, encoded by the coding sequence TTGAAGATACTTTACTATGACTGCATGGCCGGAATCAGCGGAGACATGAATCTCGGCGCGATGATCGATCTTGGCGTTGATCCCGAGTATCTGCGAACAGAATTATCCAAACTCGACCTTGATGATGAATTCCAATTGAAAATCACCGCAGATGTGCGCAACGGCATCACAGGCACGCGAGTCGATGTCCTGCTCAAAGAGGAAGCTCTCACCCCCCCCATGCACGCTGAGCCAGCTCCCCACTGCCACGGTTCCCGGAATCATGCCGAACAGGCCGTCCCCCATTCCCATGAGCCTCATCACAACCATGAAAACGGGCATGCCCACTCTCATCTGCAGGCACACCACCATCCCGCGAACCGGAATCTCAGTGATATCGAAGCGATCATCACCGCCAGTTCATTGACTGACGCCGTACAACAGACCAGCCTGTCCATATTTCGTCTGATTGCCGAAGCCGAAGCCAAAGTTCATGGCAAGGCATTGCATGAAGTCCATTTTCATGAAGTTGGCGCAACAGACTCCATCGTCGATATCGTCGGGGCTGCCATTTGTCTGCATGCCATGAATGTAGATGAAGTCTGGTCCTCTCCCATCGAACTTGGTGGAGGTTTTGTCCGGTGTGCCCACGGCCTCATTCCGGTTCCGGCACCCGCCACAGTCGAAATCCTGACTTCCATCCCCACGACACGCGGAGCAGTGGACAAAGAGACCACGACTCCGACAGGAGCTGCCATCTTGTCCGGCACGGTCACACGATTTACCCGAAATCCTGAATTGATCATGGAAAAGACGGCATACGGTATCGGACATCGTGAAACCGACATCCCCAATGTTCTCCGTGTCCACCTGGCCCAAACCGTTGAGACTCCCAAGACGAAACGGCAGGAACACGCCTGTATGCTCCAGTGTAATATCGACGATATGACAGCCGAAATGCTCGGAGTCACCATGGAAATTCTCATGGAGGCTGGAGCCATGGACGTTCATTTCACTCCCATACAAATGAAAAAGAATCGCCCGGCAACCAGCCTTTCACTGCTCTGCTCCACCGAGACTGAGGAAAAATTCAAGACATTGCTTTTCCTGCATACAACGACCCTCGGAATCAAAAGTTTTCCTTTGAACAAAACAGTTCTCGATATCAGTTTTGAACAACTTGAAACGCCTCTCGGCCCCGTGACCATGAAAAACGCCCTCCTTGACGGCAAGATTATTCGTGCCAAGCCAGAATTGGAAGACTGCCGCAGAATAGCCAAGGAAACAGGACTCCCTCTGACCGCCGTCTATGCCCAAATCGGACGTTGCCAAAACAAAGGGTGA
- a CDS encoding nitroreductase family protein, giving the protein MRDVPMTGVEEAILKRYSVREFLPDPVTPDQVAALLEAARLAPSSLNSQPWRFKVVQDEENLAWFGTKPVSRSQTWLSKAGAIFVCCADLTGYVRDSQASAFFYREHDLIRGDSMDGIEEYVEREVHASETARFGAAAMNVGFAASFMMLRAVEIGLGSCWIGMFNETNIKAHLGIDPSLRVVGLLAVGHPASDTPSVRKRKELDEIILR; this is encoded by the coding sequence ATGCGTGATGTTCCAATGACAGGTGTGGAAGAAGCCATCCTGAAAAGATACAGTGTCCGTGAATTTCTTCCTGATCCGGTGACGCCCGATCAGGTGGCCGCGCTCCTTGAGGCTGCCCGGCTGGCTCCTTCCAGTCTGAATTCTCAGCCGTGGCGGTTCAAGGTTGTTCAGGATGAAGAAAACCTGGCCTGGTTCGGGACCAAGCCTGTTTCCCGGAGCCAAACATGGCTTTCCAAGGCCGGAGCGATCTTTGTATGTTGCGCTGATTTGACTGGGTATGTGCGTGACTCCCAGGCCAGTGCTTTTTTTTACCGGGAACATGATCTTATCCGTGGTGACAGTATGGATGGAATTGAAGAATATGTAGAGCGGGAAGTCCATGCCTCTGAAACCGCACGTTTTGGTGCGGCGGCGATGAACGTGGGCTTTGCCGCTTCTTTCATGATGTTGCGGGCGGTGGAAATAGGGCTTGGCTCATGTTGGATCGGGATGTTCAATGAAACGAATATCAAGGCGCATCTGGGCATTGATCCGTCCTTACGTGTTGTCGGTCTGTTGGCGGTCGGTCATCCCGCTTCGGACACGCCCTCGGTGCGCAAGCGAAAGGAACTGGATGAAATAATTTTGCGGTAA
- a CDS encoding RnfABCDGE type electron transport complex subunit D has protein sequence MTPPIIKAMSDIATRLTVSPPPHWRSGRTIKGMMQAHLLALAPAAAMAIYIYGLHAAAVIGLAGAAATLTEALCLRLQNRDLDIDNFNALYAGVLFAFLLPATAPWWLVSIGAAVTIILGRTVFGGFGCNPVCAPLVAWAFCRLSWPNAMDIDLNLSHFLLNSPVDQLMYFGVDSLQQFDLGDLLLGHQLGGLGSSQVLALALGGIFLIARGWIRAFIPVAYLIGVAATAALFWSIDPTMYASPLFHILAGSTVFGAFFLATDAASSPVGMIPQILFGLIAGAMVVVIRVYGTYPDGVPFAIMVANLLSPLLERVRPKFFGGK, from the coding sequence ATGACTCCTCCCATAATCAAGGCGATGTCCGACATTGCCACAAGATTGACGGTCTCCCCGCCGCCTCATTGGCGGAGCGGACGAACCATCAAAGGCATGATGCAGGCGCACCTGCTGGCCCTGGCTCCAGCCGCTGCCATGGCGATATATATATACGGGCTGCATGCAGCAGCGGTCATTGGATTGGCCGGAGCTGCCGCGACCCTGACAGAAGCTCTCTGCCTGCGCCTTCAAAACCGCGATCTTGACATCGACAATTTCAACGCACTGTATGCCGGTGTCCTGTTTGCTTTCCTGTTACCCGCAACAGCCCCCTGGTGGCTGGTCTCCATCGGAGCAGCAGTCACTATCATCCTTGGTCGGACGGTCTTTGGCGGATTCGGCTGCAACCCGGTTTGCGCCCCCTTGGTGGCATGGGCATTCTGCCGTCTGTCCTGGCCCAATGCAATGGACATCGACCTGAACCTGTCCCACTTTCTGTTGAACAGTCCTGTTGACCAGCTGATGTACTTCGGCGTTGACTCACTCCAGCAATTCGATCTGGGAGACCTTCTTCTCGGTCATCAACTCGGAGGACTGGGATCATCCCAGGTCCTGGCTCTGGCTCTCGGCGGCATTTTCCTGATCGCCCGAGGCTGGATTCGCGCATTCATCCCGGTCGCCTATCTGATAGGCGTGGCTGCAACGGCAGCACTCTTCTGGTCCATAGACCCCACCATGTATGCCAGCCCTCTCTTCCACATCCTGGCAGGCAGCACGGTCTTCGGTGCATTCTTCCTCGCCACTGACGCTGCTTCCAGCCCGGTAGGCATGATACCGCAGATCCTCTTCGGCCTCATCGCAGGAGCAATGGTCGTGGTCATTCGAGTCTACGGGACATACCCGGACGGCGTGCCATTTGCCATCATGGTGGCAAATCTGTTGAGCCCGCTCCTTGAGCGTGTGCGCCCCAAATTCTTCGGAGGCAAATAA
- a CDS encoding electron transport complex protein RnfA, which translates to MEYFLLFISAIFINNIVLVQYLGTCPFMGTSKSTDVAIGMGGSVIFVMLMATAITWPLHQFVLIPNGIEYLQTIVFILVIASLVQFVEMFLRKLIPPLYKSLGLFLPLITTNCAVMGVAIMVQRNGFSFLKSMVFSLASGIGFLIALVIISSIRERLDISPVPAVFRGVPVALIMAGVMSLVFFAFKGMAA; encoded by the coding sequence GTGGAATACTTCCTGCTCTTTATCTCGGCGATATTCATCAATAATATCGTCCTGGTACAATATCTCGGAACGTGTCCTTTCATGGGCACCTCCAAATCCACTGATGTGGCGATTGGCATGGGTGGCTCAGTCATCTTCGTTATGCTCATGGCCACAGCCATTACCTGGCCCCTGCATCAGTTCGTCCTGATCCCCAATGGCATCGAATACCTCCAGACCATTGTCTTTATTCTGGTCATCGCATCCCTGGTGCAATTCGTAGAGATGTTTCTGCGCAAGCTGATACCTCCCCTCTACAAATCACTGGGCTTGTTCTTGCCGTTGATCACGACCAACTGTGCGGTGATGGGTGTGGCGATCATGGTCCAACGCAACGGGTTCTCCTTCCTCAAGTCCATGGTTTTCAGCCTGGCTTCCGGCATCGGTTTTCTCATTGCCCTGGTCATCATTTCGTCCATAAGAGAACGTTTGGATATCTCGCCGGTTCCGGCGGTATTCCGTGGCGTTCCGGTGGCCCTGATCATGGCTGGTGTCATGTCATTGGTCTTTTTCGCCTTCAAGGGCATGGCCGCCTAA
- a CDS encoding aldo/keto reductase, which yields MLYRTMPKTDDQLSILGFGCMRLPSTDGKIDEARAIAQIRSSIDKGVNYVDTAWPYHGGASEPLLGKALKDGYREKVKVATKLPSWLLESHEDMDTILNAQLERLQTDHIDYYLVHALNGPLWDSVSALRVTDFLERAKQDGRIINAGFSFHGILPDFKRIVDAYPWEFCQIQYNYLDQEFQAGKEGLKYAHDRDLGIIVMEPLRGGTLALPTPPPAIGEIWETASVKRTPVEWALRWVWNQPEVTLVLSGMNEEEHIEQNLAIAAQAEANTLTEEELNLIDQASRQYHSMMQVGCTGCGYCMPCPAGVMIPNCFDAFNKLSMFGKADEAKFSYALSISGVLGTNEPGFASQCVACGECLEKCPQQIRIPDVLEKVAEALEDEDLEERIEQAKIVFKRRPQ from the coding sequence ATGTTATACAGAACAATGCCCAAAACCGACGACCAACTCTCCATTTTGGGGTTTGGATGTATGCGCCTACCTTCCACGGATGGAAAGATTGACGAAGCGCGTGCCATTGCCCAGATTCGCAGCAGCATAGACAAGGGAGTCAATTACGTTGACACCGCTTGGCCTTATCATGGAGGTGCAAGCGAACCGCTTCTCGGCAAAGCCTTGAAAGATGGCTACCGGGAAAAAGTCAAAGTTGCCACTAAGCTCCCTTCCTGGCTGCTCGAAAGCCATGAAGACATGGACACGATACTCAATGCCCAGCTTGAACGGCTTCAGACGGACCACATAGATTATTATCTTGTCCACGCGCTCAACGGTCCTCTCTGGGACAGCGTAAGCGCACTGCGCGTCACGGATTTTTTGGAAAGGGCCAAACAAGATGGCCGAATCATCAATGCAGGATTTTCCTTCCACGGCATTCTGCCTGATTTCAAACGTATCGTCGACGCTTACCCATGGGAATTCTGCCAAATCCAATACAATTATCTGGACCAGGAGTTTCAGGCTGGCAAGGAAGGGTTGAAATATGCCCACGACAGGGATTTAGGTATCATAGTCATGGAACCTCTGCGCGGTGGAACCCTTGCGCTGCCCACCCCACCACCTGCAATCGGCGAAATATGGGAGACGGCTTCCGTCAAACGGACCCCTGTGGAATGGGCACTGCGCTGGGTCTGGAATCAACCCGAAGTCACGCTGGTTCTTTCCGGCATGAACGAGGAAGAGCATATCGAACAGAATCTCGCCATTGCTGCTCAGGCTGAAGCAAACACCCTGACCGAAGAGGAGTTGAACCTTATAGATCAGGCCAGCCGACAATATCATTCGATGATGCAGGTTGGCTGCACCGGATGCGGCTACTGTATGCCCTGCCCGGCCGGGGTCATGATCCCCAACTGCTTTGATGCGTTCAACAAGCTGTCCATGTTCGGCAAAGCAGATGAGGCCAAGTTCTCCTACGCACTCAGTATCAGCGGAGTCCTTGGGACAAACGAACCGGGCTTTGCTTCCCAATGCGTCGCCTGCGGTGAATGTTTGGAAAAATGCCCGCAACAAATCAGGATTCCCGACGTGCTCGAGAAGGTTGCCGAAGCACTTGAGGACGAGGATCTGGAAGAAAGAATTGAACAGGCCAAGATCGTCTTCAAAAGACGTCCTCAATAA
- a CDS encoding 4Fe-4S dicluster domain-containing protein — MLKIHYSLDSELHNEILEIPAPAELNIQVRNLVLRTKKGALINKGDILAEAPSPFGGAYHASACGKVMKVNYHHMTIKCSDSETSVEPLDVQSMGTGKELLRTLQGLGVHVAPLSGRADVLIINGMNPEPGISAAQQILKDGGEYLKAGLELARKLITPGRTVLAVAKGDKSAIPGAETVGVKAKYPSSLDALVVRAVTGKEFPSDTKVISVMDLYDLGRVAVSGQPITDTIMTIAGRNYRVPLGTPIKHLLQTLDLPVASTDIVVLGGPFQGESVYSLDEGVKKTDYGLFIIPASQFPAVQDAPCINCGECVLQCPARVQPHLISRYAEYERFEQAEKHGLNSCFECGLCSFNCFSRRPLLQYIRFAKAQLQASGHGEQA, encoded by the coding sequence ATGCTTAAAATACACTATTCCCTCGATTCCGAACTTCATAATGAAATTTTGGAAATCCCTGCTCCGGCAGAATTGAATATTCAGGTGCGGAACCTCGTTCTGAGGACAAAGAAAGGGGCCCTGATTAACAAGGGCGACATCCTCGCCGAAGCCCCGTCCCCTTTTGGTGGAGCCTACCACGCCTCTGCCTGTGGTAAGGTCATGAAGGTCAATTACCATCATATGACCATTAAATGTAGTGACAGCGAAACCTCCGTGGAGCCTCTGGACGTGCAATCCATGGGAACCGGCAAGGAACTGCTGCGCACACTTCAGGGACTGGGAGTCCACGTAGCCCCCCTTTCCGGGCGGGCAGACGTACTGATCATTAACGGTATGAATCCTGAGCCGGGTATTTCAGCCGCCCAGCAAATATTGAAAGACGGCGGCGAATATCTGAAGGCCGGCTTGGAGCTGGCCCGCAAACTCATCACCCCCGGCCGTACCGTTCTGGCTGTTGCCAAGGGAGACAAGTCCGCCATTCCCGGCGCAGAGACTGTGGGAGTAAAGGCCAAATACCCGTCTTCGCTGGATGCTCTGGTGGTCCGCGCCGTCACTGGTAAAGAATTCCCGTCCGATACCAAAGTCATCAGCGTCATGGACCTGTATGACCTCGGCCGCGTGGCAGTCTCCGGACAACCGATCACGGACACCATCATGACCATTGCCGGTCGCAATTACCGCGTTCCTCTCGGCACCCCCATCAAGCACTTGCTTCAGACTCTTGATCTGCCGGTCGCTTCCACTGACATCGTGGTTCTGGGTGGTCCCTTCCAAGGCGAATCCGTCTACAGTCTGGATGAAGGGGTCAAAAAAACCGACTATGGCCTCTTCATCATTCCTGCAAGCCAATTCCCGGCTGTTCAGGATGCTCCCTGTATCAATTGCGGGGAATGTGTCCTGCAATGCCCGGCACGCGTCCAACCGCATCTCATCAGTCGCTATGCCGAATACGAACGATTCGAACAAGCCGAGAAGCATGGCCTCAATAGCTGCTTCGAGTGCGGTTTATGCTCATTCAACTGCTTCTCCCGGCGTCCGCTGTTGCAGTATATCCGGTTTGCCAAGGCTCAATTGCAGGCCAGCGGACACGGCGAACAGGCTTAG